GGAACGGTCCTCACCGTTGTCGCCGGGGCGTACCTGGCCTGGACCGCACTTCGCCACCGGAACAAGGCGCCAACTGTTCCGGTCGATCCCGCGCGCCCCGCCGAGCCGGAGCTCGACCGCGCCACCTGGCGGATGCCTCCGATCGCACTGCTGAGCAAGCCCGTCATGAGCGCCGGTAGCCGGACCGGACTGGCGGTCTTGCGCGGCTACCTCCTGGTGGCTTCCGCACTCGTCGTCGTCAAGGTCGTCCAGCTCGCCATGGGCTCTTGACCACCTGCGCTACCGCGTACCGACCAGAAAGAGCACGATGACCAGAGTGACCGAACCCCAGCCCGCCCCCACGGGCCAGCTCCCCGGAGTCTTGCTGCTGTCCGCACTGCTGCGCCGGACGGCCGTCGACGGTGCCGGTCACGGCCTGGGCCGGCTCAGCGACATCATCGTGCGCCTGCGCGAGGGCGACTACCCCGCAGTGACCGGCTTGGTCGCCCACGTCGGAGGTCGCGACCTTTTCGTCCCCGCCAACGAGATCCTCGCCTGGGACGACCAACGCCTCGAGCTCGCCTCGGCCCGCCTGGACCTGCGGCCCTTCGAGCGCCGCACCGGCGAGGTCCTGCTGCGCCGCGACGTCCTGGGCCACCGACTGGTCGACGTCGAAGAACCCGGCCTGGTGACCGCGCACGACGTCCGGCTCTCCCGCACCGGCGACGGATGGGCCGTCAACGCGGTCGACATCCACCCGCGGGGACTACTGCGCCGGCGAGGGGGTCACACCTGGCGCGACTGGTCGGGGTTCGAGGCCCTGATCGGCCACGACGGCTCATTGCCCGCACGCACACCGATGGGTGGGCTGCACCGGTTGAAGCCTGCCGAGCTCGCGGACATCATCGAAGACGCCTCCGACAGTGAGCAGCACGAGCTGCTCACCCGCGTCCATGCCCACCCCGAGCTTGAGGCCGACGTCTTCGAAGAGCTGGACGAGGACCAGGCCTCCGACCTCCTCGAAGCCCGCACAGACCCGCAGATCGCCGACATCCTGGGACGGATGCGCGCCGATGACGCCGCCGACGCGCTGCTCGACCTGCCCCAAGAGCGGCGCCTGAGCGTCCTGGGACTGCTCCCGGACATCCAGCGGCAGAAGATCACCGTCCTGCTCGGCTACCAGGAGACCACCGCCGGGGGTCTGATGAGCGTGGACTACCTGCTGCTGCCCGCCACGACCACCGTCGCGGAAGCGCTCGGTGCCGTCCGGGCGGCCACGCAGATGCAGCACGAGGCCATCGTCGTCGTCTTCTGCCACGACGAGAACCAGCACGTCGTCGGGGCAGTGGGCCTGGTCGCCCTGGTCCAGGGCGACCCGCGTGCCACGCTCGACGTGTTGGCCGAACCCGACCCCGTGCACGTGCACCCCGACGCCGACCTCACCGAGATCACGCTGGCCATGGCCGACTACAACCTCCTGGTCCTGCCGGTCCTGGACCACGATGACCACCTCATCGGGGTCCTGACCAGCGACGACATCCTCGAAGCCGCCATCGCACCCGAATGGCGCCGACGGCGCGGGTAGCGGGCGATGAACACGATCGACGGACCGATCCTCGTCGTCTACGCGAGCAGGCACGGGGCGACCCAAGCAATCGCCGACCGCATCGCCACCACACTCACCGGTGCAGGGCACCGCGTGGACCTGCGAGCGGCCCACGAGCGGCTCGACGTGAGCGACTACGACACGTTCGTCATCGGGAGCGCCATTCACGGCAACTGCTGGCTCAGGGACGCCTCGGACTTCGTCGACCGCAACATCGACCACCTAACTACGCGCCCCGTGTGGCTGTTCAGCAGCGGCCCCCTGGGCACAGACACAACAGACGCCGCCGGGCGCGACCTGCGCACGAGCTCGGTGCCCACGGATGTCACCGAGTTCTCCCAGGCGATCCACCCACGGGATCACCGAGTCTTCTTCGGCGCACTCGATGCCGCCACCCTGAGCGCGAGCGAGAAGGCAGTGCGCAGACTGCCCGCCCTGCGAGGACTCATGCCTGAAGGCGACTTCCGCAACTGGGCTCAGATCGAGGCATGGGCACGCGACGTCGCCGCGCAAGCACGACAACCCGACCCCCCTACCGGAAGGACGAAGCCGTGCCACGATCAGTGAGGGGCAACACCAACAACCACGACGAAGCAGTCCGGGCCTTCAACGACGCAGGCCAGGGAACAGACCCGACCGAGATTCGCATCGCCCTCGCGGTTGCCCAGTATCACGCGACCATGGCGACCTACGAGACCGGACTGCAGATCGCCGCCCGGCTCGACGCACTCACAACCCTGCTCGCCAGCGCCCCGATACCCACCGCGACCCCTGACGCCGACGAAGGCACTTGAGGACTGCGGCCCGGGCGCGGTCCCCACCCCCCCATGGGGCACACCCGCTGCCAGGTCACCGCCCGCGACTGACCTCAAGGCGCGTTATCGACATCCTCCACCGTTTCGCATTCGAACGTTTCCGCTACATCGGCGCCGGGGTCGCGGTGAGGTCCGTAGCGGCCCGGATCGCGTAGCGGAACTCTGTGACCTTCGCAGGCAGGTCGGGGCGAGTGATCCGGCCGCCGGCGATGGCGCCGGCCGGCACCTGGCGCGCCATGTCGCGCATCGGTACCTGGGCCACCATGGACCAAGAATCGAACAGGTGTTCGATTCGGCGCAAACGTGCAGGCGGGCCGCACATGGCCCCCGGGAGGACCTGTATAGGGGTAGACAGGCGCGTGTCTACCCCTATACAATCGTGCTGTGACCGCGAGCTACTACCGCATCCAGGAAGCCTGCCGCCCGGTTGCCCAGCTCCTCGACGCGGAGTACCAGACCTCGCTGTCCTACTGCACGGGCACCGAACGCAGCGGCGTGTCGGCGTGCCGGTCCGTCGAGGACCTCGCGACCTACCTCGCGATCAGCGGGATGCCCTGGGACCCAGAGACGTTCGTGCTCGTCGAGGTCGACGCCGACCTCGCGGACGTCGAGGACGAAGACCACGACCTCGGCGCCCGGCTCGTCATCCCCACCAAGATCATCGCCGTCACGCCCGTGATGGACACCGGCCTGCTCGACCTCATCGACGCGGCCTTCGCCGCCTGACCTCCCGGAGACCACCATGCAGGAACACGAGCTGCGCGCCCTCCTCGGGCCCGCCTACGACGACACCGACATCGAGCAGCGCCTCCGCATCGACGAGGCCCAAGCTGCCATCGCCCGCCGCTGGCCCGAGCCCGACCTCGCGGACACCCGGCGGGAGGCGCTCAACGGGGCAATGCTGGTCGTCCTCGGCGACGCCACCCTGGAGGACGTCGCCAAACAGATGCACACCGCCCGCGCGGCCTACGAGGACGCCCTGGCCGCCCTCACCGGAGCGCTCATCGTGTCGGCCGGCCGGCCCGTGCAGGTGCGCGACGGGCGCGGTGGCGGGTACATCCGCGACGGCTCCGAGGTCGACCTCGCCGCTCGGGCAGGCATCTCCCGCCTCACTGTGCGCAAGGCCCTCGGGAAGTAACCACGCGGGAACGGTGGCAGGCCCGGCTCGAGGAGGCAACGCGGTTCCTCGAGCGAGAGGCCCGGCGTCCGATGTCAGACCCGGAAGGCAGAATCGGCACATGACCCAGGCGGCCGCGGGAACCCCGACGCTCAAGTTCCGGATGCGACGCGTGATCGGCCGGACCATCTGCCGAGTCCGCGGACACCGCCCCGTCCTGATGCTGCAGGGTCGCGTCGTCGCGACCGGACCTGCCGAAGTCATCGGGTCGATCGACACCGGCCCCGGCGCAACGCCGCTGTGGGGAGCGCCCACGCAGACCGTCGAGGACACCGTCGCCGGCTGCCGGCGGTGCTGGTCGCGCGTAGGCGACTAGACAGACACCAGACCTAGCAGCGGATGCAAAGGCCGGCACCACATCGCGTCCAGCTCGAAGATGATCTACGCGACGTCGCGCCTGCCGCCCCTCGTATCCCTCGCAGCGACTCGCGCTCCGCGCTCCTAGCTGCTCGCCTCACCACGAGCTGGTGGGGGAGCGGGGCGCACAGCATTCGCGCGCGCGCCCTGGGGGCGCCCACTGGTGCCGGCCCGCGCCTGCGGCGCGTCTGTTTGATCGGGCGCCCGAGCTGGCCTCCCACCACGCAGCCATCGCGTCCCACCTGGGCCGGTATCAGACCTGCGCTCCCCACCCGATGCCTGCGGGCCATGACGTAGCCCACGCCCTCGCTGCGCTCGGTCATGCGCGACGTCACAGCCCTCCGGCCTCGCGCGGGGGCCCCGTCGCTCCGGCCTGATACCTCGCGCCTGCCGGTGAGGCCCGAAAGACACGGGCGCTCACCGGCCGACCCACCCGGGCCGACCACCCACCGAGCGAGAGGGTCACCATGACCACCAGCACCACCACCCGCCCCGTCGACACCATCGCCGAGGCCCTGGCCACCGAAGGCGCACCCGCCGCCGAGTTCGCCCACCTCAACCCGCGCGACCTGGTCATCGAGGCCAACGTGCGCGGGGACGAGTCGGTCGACCTGAACCCCGGCTTCATCGGCTCGATCCGCCAGTACGGCGTCCTCATGCCGATCTTGGTCGTCCGGCAGGCCGACGGCACCCTGCACGTGCGGGCGGGCAAGCGCCGCACGCTCGGCGCCGTCGCTGCCGACGCCCCGACCGTCCCTGCCCGGATCATCGACGCCGGTCCCGGCGCCGAGCGCCTGGTGCAGCAGATCATCGAGAACGACCAGCGCAAGGACTTCACCGAGGCCGAGCGCGTCGCCGGGTACGCGCAGATGGCCCTCGACTTCGGCATGAGCGCCGGGCAGATCGCTGGACGCCTCGGGCGCACCCGGCGCGAGGTCACCAACGCCCTGCGCGTCGCCAAGAGCGAGCCCGCCCGCCAGGCCGTCGCCGCCGGGCTGACGATCGACCAGGCCGCGACCATCGCCGCCTTCGAGGACCACCCCGAGATCGTGGAGCGGCTGACCGGGATCGCCCTGAACGACCCCGACGACCTCGCCCACGAGGCCCAGGCCGAGCGCGACGACCTCGCCACCGCCCGCGCCCACGCCGCCGCCCGCGCCCGGATGATCGAGGACCTGACCGGCGACGGCATCACGATCCTCGACGCCGGTCCGACCAGCGACGACACGCAGATGCGGCACCTGTCCCACCTGCGCCAGGACGACGGCCGCACGCGGATCAACCCCGAGGACCACGAGGCCTGCCCCGGGCACGCCGCCTACATCGGCACCCCCTACTGGTCCGACGAGCCCGTCACCCACTACGTGTGCACCGACTACCAGGCCTACGGCCACAAGATCCCGTCCTACGAGCAGCACACCATCACCGCCTCGGGCGGTGGCATGACCGACGAGCAGAAGGCCGAGCGCCGCCGGATCATCGACGGCAACAAGGCCTGGCGTTCCGCCACCACCGTCCGGCGCGAGTGGTTGGCCACGTTCGCCGCCCGCAAGAGCGCCCCCAAGGGCGCCGCCGCGATGCTCGGCTACGTCGTCACCCACCGCGCCGACGACCTGATCCGCGCCTCCCGCGAGGGCCACCGGATGGCCCGCGACCTGCTCGGCCTGAACGCCCAGGCCTACGGCGGGCGGCAGGCGATCAGCGACGCGCTCGACGCCGCCGCCCCCGGGCGGCAGCAGGTCATCGCCCTGACCGTGGCCCTGGCCGCGATCGAGGACGCCACCGACGACCACACCTGGCGCCACCCGGTGTCGCACGTCGCCCGGTACCTGACGACCATCGAGTCCTGGGGCTACACCCTCGCCGCGATCGAGCGCGAAGCGATCACCGGACGCCAGCCCACCACCGACGAACCGGCACCCGCCGCCGAGCCCGACGTCGACGAGCCCGACGCGGGCAACGACGCGACCCTGACCGACGACGAGCCGCAGGACGTTTCCGACACCGACGACCTGGCCGACGGGGCGACCGACGACCTCGACCTGGGCGAGTACGAGGACCAGGACTAGCCGCCACGGTCCGGCCCTGGCTGAAGCAAGCAGCCAGGGCCGGACCCAGGGGGAGGGTCGCGACCGCTTGAAGCGACCCGACCCTGAACGTACCCGGCAGCACCCACACGCGGAGGCCGAACGGGCCGGCCGGCTGCGGTGGGTGCCGGGCGCGTCGAGCGCCGGCACCCACCCCGGGGCCCCGGGCCCCGGACCCCGGCCCGCTGGGCGGTCGCGCCTGCGGCGCGCGAGACCCGACCGCGCGCAGCTCGTCGACGTGGCCGGCCGGGCGTGGCGGCTCACCGGGCCGGTATCAGACCCGGCACCCCACCCGATGCCGTCCGCCATGACGTAGCCCACGCCCTCGCTGCGCTCGGTCATGCGCTACGTCACAGCTCCCGGCCCCGCCCGGGGCCCCTAGCCGGGCCCGATACCTCGCGCCTACCGGTGAGGCCGGGCAAGCCCAGCGCTCACCGGCCGACCCACCCGGGCCGACCACCACCCAGCGAGAGGCACCGACCATGACCACCACCTACGCCGACGACTGCGCACGCGCCGCGACCCAGCAGGGCATCGCCGCCATCGCGCTGGCCCTGGCCGTCCGCGAGATCCCCGCCACGATCGAGCAGACCGGCGGGATGACCATGGTCGCCACCGTCCACCTGCCCGACGACACCGTCCTGACCTTCACCCAGGACGGCCCCACGACGCTGGCCGCGCAGTGCACCAGCGCCCAGTGGGAGGGCAGCCAGGACGTCGAGGACCAGCACGTGCACGAGTTCCCCACCCTCGACGACGCGGTCACCTGGGCCCAGACCCGGCGCGCCCACAGCGAGGCCGCGGCGTGGCTCACCCTCATCACCCGCGTGGCCACCGGGATCGGTCTGACCGGTGAGCGCACCCGAACCGGCGCCGACGGCGAGGTCGAGGTCGCGTGGACCTGGCCGTCCGGCAACACCCACTGCGCCGTCACCATGGGCATCGACAAGTGCTGCGGACCGACGTTCAACGTGCGCGCCTACGACGACCAGGAGTACGCCGAGCCGCACTTCGAGCGCACCGTCCACGACCCGCGCGCCGTGCTGCACGCCCTGGCCGACGCTCGCCGCGTCGAGCGGTCCGTCCCGTTCGGCATCGCCAGCGACCACGACGGCGAGCAGACCGTCGTGGTCGTGTTCGACGTGTTCGCCACCACCCACCACGACGCCGCCGTTCACGTCCTGCGCCGCCTCACCGACGCCGAACTCACCGGCCACGACATCGACGCCTACTGGTTCCCCGAGCCGCAGGACAAGCCCATCGACGGCAACGACCGCGACGCGATGACCTTGCGCCCGCTCTCCTAGCCACGACCCCGCCCGGGCCTCGGCACACCCGGGCGGGTCGCCTCGGCTGTGGTGGGTGCCGGGCGCGTCGAGCGCCGGCACCCACCCCGGGGCCCCGGACCCCGGCCCGCTGGGCGGTCGCGCCTGCGGCGCGCGACACCCGACCGCGCGCAGCTCGTCGACGTGCCCGGCCAGGCCGTCGCGGCTCACCGGGCCGGTATCAGACCCCGGCACCCCACCCGATGCCTGCGGGCATGACGTCGCCCACGTCCTCGCTGCGCTCGGTCATGCGCGACGTCACACCCTCCGGCCTCGCGCGGGGCCCCTGGCCGGGGCCCGATACCTCGCGCCTGCCGGTGAGGCCCGAAAGACACGGGCGCTCACCGGCCGACCCACCCGACGCGAGAGGACCCGCCATGACCCGCAAGATCACCAGCACCCTGACCGCCGAGCAGAAGCGCGAGCGCGCCCGCGAGCTCCAGGCGTCCATCGCCGAGAAGGTCGACGCGCTGCGCGACAGCGACCAGTGGCAGGCGTTCCTCGACCTCGCGCGCGGGTTCCACTCCTACTCACTGAACAACCTCATGCTGATCTGGTCGCAGTACCCCGACGCGACCCAGGTCGCCGGGTTCCGGCAGTGGCAGGCGCGCGGACGCCAGGTCCGCAAGGGGGAGAAGGCCATCCGGATCTTCGGGTACGCGACCAAGAAGATCACCGAGGACGACGACGCCCAGGACGGCGAGCAGGTCGAGACCGACGCCACCGGGCAGCGGCGCCGCGTCTACTACCCGATCCTGTCCGTGTTCGACGTCTCGCAGACCGACCCGACCGACCCCGAGCAGCCCTCCGGCGCGCTCACCCGGACCCTGACCGGCGACGACCCGCTCGGCATCCTCGCGGCCGTCAGCGACTACCTGGCCGCCGACGGCTGGGCCGTCGAGCGCGAGTACCTGACCGGCGGCCGGCGCGGCACCGACTTCCTGGCCCGCCGGGTCGTCATCGCCACCGACGTCGAGCCCGCCCAGGCCGCCAAGACCGCCCTGCACGAGGCCGCTCACGTGATCCTGCACACCGACCTGCAGCCGGGGGAGTACCACCAGCACCGCGGTACCTACGAGACCGAGGCCGAGTCCGTCGCGTACGTCGTCGCCGGGATCCTCGGCCTCGACACCAGCGCCTACACCATCGGCTACGTCGCCGGATGGTCCGACGCCGACGTCGACCTCATCCGCTCCACCGCCGCCAACATGCTGCGCGCCGCCCACCAGATCGCCGCCGCGATCACCACCGACCCCGCCGAACCCGCGGCCGCCTGACACCCCACCCGGTGCCCGGCGCGACGGCCGGCGGGCACCGGGTGGGCCGGCCCGCTCGCGGTGGGTGCCGGGCGCGTCGAGCGCCGGCACCCACCCCGGGGCCCCGGGCCCCGGACCCCGGCCCGCTGGGCGGTCGCGCCTGCGGCGCGCGAGACCCGACCGCGCGCAGCTCGTCGACGTGGCCGGCCGGCCGTGGCGGGTCACCGGGCCGGTATCAGACCCGGCACCCCACCCGATGCCGTCCGCCATGACCTAGCCCACGCCCTCGCTGCGCTCGGTCATGCGCGACGTCACAGCTCCCGGCCCCGCGCGGGGCCCCTCGCCGGGCCCGATACCTCGCGCCTGCCGGTGAGGCCCCAAAAGAGGGGCGCTCACCGGCCCGCCCAGGGCCACCGAACAGACAGGAGCCCCACCATGCAGAACACCACCAGCGACGGGTACACCATCGCGACCGTCGACGACCGCGGCGACGTCTCCGTCATCGCCCAGGTCGACCACCACGACCTCACCGGCCCCAGCCCCGAGATCGTCCGTGCGGGCAACCGGATGCTGCTGCTGGCCGCCGTCGCCCGGCAGATCATCTGCCCGTTCACCGACACCGTGCTCGACGTGTCCAGCGCCGTCCTCATCACCGTCCCCGCCGGCCGCTCCTTCGTGATGAACGCCGACCACTGGGACCAGCGCGGCCCCGCCTTCCTCGCCGCCCACCCCGGCACCGAGGTCATCGACGGGCGCGCGCTGTGAGCGCCCCGCACCAGGCGGGCGCCCCGACCGACCTGTTCGGGCCCCCGATCCACGTCTACACGCGCGCCCAGGCGATCGCGGACGGTGTCCTGCACGACGTCACCACCGACGCGACCGAGGCCGGGTTCCGCCACCCGGCCGCGCTCACCGCCGCCGCCTGGGCCGACGCCGTCGAGTGGAGCACCGAGCACGGCGCCCTCCAGGACGAGGCCGGGCGCCTGTGGGACGTGCTCACCATGGCCCGCGTCTACGCCCATCGGGCCCGCACCGACCGCGTGCCGTTCCGGGTGCTGCGGGTGCCGAACCGGCCCCGCGCCAGCCGGCCGCAGTACACCGACCTGGTGCTGCACGTCGGCCCCGGCGACCACGGCGAGCCCGTCCTCACCATCATGCTGCCCGGCGAGGACTGACCACGGCGCCCGCGCACCGCCCGGCGGGGCGGTGCGCGGGCGCGAGCTCCCAAGCCGGAGCGGGCGGCGTGACCCCGGCGGACGGCCGCGCGGGCGACCGGGCGCATCGAGCGCCGGCCGCCCGCACCGG
This region of Cellulomonas sp. C5510 genomic DNA includes:
- a CDS encoding ParB/RepB/Spo0J family partition protein, whose translation is MTTSTTTRPVDTIAEALATEGAPAAEFAHLNPRDLVIEANVRGDESVDLNPGFIGSIRQYGVLMPILVVRQADGTLHVRAGKRRTLGAVAADAPTVPARIIDAGPGAERLVQQIIENDQRKDFTEAERVAGYAQMALDFGMSAGQIAGRLGRTRREVTNALRVAKSEPARQAVAAGLTIDQAATIAAFEDHPEIVERLTGIALNDPDDLAHEAQAERDDLATARAHAAARARMIEDLTGDGITILDAGPTSDDTQMRHLSHLRQDDGRTRINPEDHEACPGHAAYIGTPYWSDEPVTHYVCTDYQAYGHKIPSYEQHTITASGGGMTDEQKAERRRIIDGNKAWRSATTVRREWLATFAARKSAPKGAAAMLGYVVTHRADDLIRASREGHRMARDLLGLNAQAYGGRQAISDALDAAAPGRQQVIALTVALAAIEDATDDHTWRHPVSHVARYLTTIESWGYTLAAIEREAITGRQPTTDEPAPAAEPDVDEPDAGNDATLTDDEPQDVSDTDDLADGATDDLDLGEYEDQD
- a CDS encoding magnesium transporter MgtE N-terminal domain-containing protein, translated to MTEPQPAPTGQLPGVLLLSALLRRTAVDGAGHGLGRLSDIIVRLREGDYPAVTGLVAHVGGRDLFVPANEILAWDDQRLELASARLDLRPFERRTGEVLLRRDVLGHRLVDVEEPGLVTAHDVRLSRTGDGWAVNAVDIHPRGLLRRRGGHTWRDWSGFEALIGHDGSLPARTPMGGLHRLKPAELADIIEDASDSEQHELLTRVHAHPELEADVFEELDEDQASDLLEARTDPQIADILGRMRADDAADALLDLPQERRLSVLGLLPDIQRQKITVLLGYQETTAGGLMSVDYLLLPATTTVAEALGAVRAATQMQHEAIVVVFCHDENQHVVGAVGLVALVQGDPRATLDVLAEPDPVHVHPDADLTEITLAMADYNLLVLPVLDHDDHLIGVLTSDDILEAAIAPEWRRRRG
- a CDS encoding ArdC-like ssDNA-binding domain-containing protein, which gives rise to MTRKITSTLTAEQKRERARELQASIAEKVDALRDSDQWQAFLDLARGFHSYSLNNLMLIWSQYPDATQVAGFRQWQARGRQVRKGEKAIRIFGYATKKITEDDDAQDGEQVETDATGQRRRVYYPILSVFDVSQTDPTDPEQPSGALTRTLTGDDPLGILAAVSDYLAADGWAVEREYLTGGRRGTDFLARRVVIATDVEPAQAAKTALHEAAHVILHTDLQPGEYHQHRGTYETEAESVAYVVAGILGLDTSAYTIGYVAGWSDADVDLIRSTAANMLRAAHQIAAAITTDPAEPAAA
- a CDS encoding DUF6573 family protein, coding for MSAPHQAGAPTDLFGPPIHVYTRAQAIADGVLHDVTTDATEAGFRHPAALTAAAWADAVEWSTEHGALQDEAGRLWDVLTMARVYAHRARTDRVPFRVLRVPNRPRASRPQYTDLVLHVGPGDHGEPVLTIMLPGED
- a CDS encoding flavodoxin domain-containing protein, with the translated sequence MNTIDGPILVVYASRHGATQAIADRIATTLTGAGHRVDLRAAHERLDVSDYDTFVIGSAIHGNCWLRDASDFVDRNIDHLTTRPVWLFSSGPLGTDTTDAAGRDLRTSSVPTDVTEFSQAIHPRDHRVFFGALDAATLSASEKAVRRLPALRGLMPEGDFRNWAQIEAWARDVAAQARQPDPPTGRTKPCHDQ